Genomic window (Streptosporangium brasiliense):
GGCGGCCTGGGCCTGGCGGGCCAGCTCGGCCCCGGCCCGGCCGGCGCCTCCGGCCACCTCCAGCGCCCCGCCCAGCGACTCGCGGGCCACCTCGGCGGCCCGGCCGGTCACGCCCGCCATGGCCGGCTCGGGCGGCGCGAGCCCGCCGCGGTAGACCGCCGCGGCGACGCTGCCGAGAACGGCCACGCCCAGCGCCCCGCCCAGCTCGTAGCTGGTCTCCTCGATCGCGGCGGCGCTGCCGGCCCGCTCGGGCGGCGCGCTGGACATGATGACCGCCGAGGCGATCGCCAGCGACCCCATGCCCACGCCGATCAGCAGGAGCGCCACGGCCACGGCCGGGTAGGAGAGCGGGGCCGGCGCGGCGAAGAGGACCAGGAACCCCGCCCCGGCGACGGCCAGACCGCCGGCGAGCACCGTCCTGGTGCCGACCCGGACGGCCAGGCGAGGGGCCAGCGGCGAGACCAGCCCCGCGCCGGCCGCGGTCGGCAGCAGCCGCACCCCGGTCTCCAGGGGTGAGTAGCCCTGGACGAGCTGCATCCACTGGGCCATCAGCAGCAGCATCCCGGCCATCGCGACGGAGGTGGTCAGCGCGGCGACGGTGCCCGCGGTGAAGGAGGGGCGGCCGAACAGGCGGACGTCCAGCAGCGGATCGGGCCGGTCGAGGCAGCGTCTGACGAACCAGACCAGCGTCACCACCGCGACGGCCAGGGAGATCGGCGCGCTGGGATCGCCGAACCCCTCCTTGCCGAAGTGCTTGATCGCCCACACCAGGGCGACCATCCCCACGATGGACAGCGCCGTGGCCGGCGCGTCCCAGCGGCCCGGGCGCGGATCGCGGGACTCGGGCAGCAGGAGGAGGCCGGCGACGACCGCCGCGACCATCACCGGGACGTTGACCAGGAACGCGGCGTGCCAGCTGAACCTCTCCAGCAACGCGCCGCCGAGGATCGGGCCCAGCGCGCCGCCGAGCGCGGCCATGGCCGACCAGACGCCCAGCGCGGTGGCCCGCTCGCGCGGATCGGTGAACAGGGTGCGGATCATCGACAGGGTGGACGGCATGATCATGGCGCCGCCGACGCCGAGGAACGCCCGTGCGACGATCACGTCGCCGGGGCTGTCGGCCACCAGCACCGCGGTCGAGGCGAGGCCGAAGATCGCGAATCCGGTGAGCAGCATCTTCTTGCGGCCCCACCGGTCGCCCAGCGCGCTGACCGTGACGAGCAGGCCGGACAGCACGAGCGCGTAGACGTCCACCATCCACAGCAGCTGCACCGAGTCCGGCTTCAGGTCGGCGGAGATCGCCGGCAGTGCCACGTTGAGGATGGTCATGTCCATGACCACCAGCAGCAGGCTCGCGGACAGGACGCCGAGCCCCGCCCAGCGACGCGGGTGCGGCGCGCCGAGCACCGGTCCCCGTCCGGACACGCGCGTCATGCGGTCCCTCGCAGGAAGGTCTCGACCAGCAGCCGCTCGATGTCCCTGCGCGCGACGTCGCCCCGCCGCAGGCTCTCCCGCACGGCGATGATGAGGCCGTAGGAGGTGTTGCTGATCCACCTGACCGGCAGATCGGGGCGGAGCACACCGGCCCGCTGCGCGGCCAGGTAGAGCGCGAGCTCGCGCTCCTCCAGCTCGTCGGCGCGCTCGCGCAGCCCGGGCAGCTTGGTCATCACGTGCTCGGTCAGCGCGAAGCCGTACTCCTGCACGTCGTCGACCATGCCGGCGAGCAGGTCCCGCAGGGCGGCGGTGACGCGCTCGGGGTCGGCGGAGGCGGTGGCCTCCTCGATGGCGGCCCGCCGCTGCACCCGCTCCCAGCTGTCGAGCGCCTTGCGGCCGAGGACGGCCAGCAGCTCCTCCCGGCTGGCGAAGTGCCGGTGGAGCGTGGCGCGGCTGACCCCGGTGGCCTCGGCGATCTGGGCCATGGAGGCGGTCGGATCCTCGTTCAGGTGCTGTATCGCCAGGGCGATGATCTGGTCGCGGCCCACGGCCACCATGCATCTCCGTTTCATATGAGACAATTTCGTCTCAAACACTACATGACCGTACCGACCCTTCCGTACGGCGTGCGGCATGCGGCGCGCGTACGGCGCTCTCCCCCCGGCGGCATGGAAATCGGGCCTGGCCGGGGGCTATGGTCGGGCTGTGGGCAGCCTCAGACAGCGCTCCGGCAGGGCCGGGCGTCCGCGCGACGCCTCGGATCCCGGCACGCGCACGCGCATTCTCGACGCCGCGGAGGAGCTGTTCGCCGGGGGCGGTTACGAGGCCACGCCCACCGCGGAGATCGCCCGGCTGGCCGGGGTGCCCAAAGGGCTCGTCTTCCATTACTTCCCGAAGAAGATCGACGTGCTGGTCGCCCTGGTCGACGAGCGCACGCTCGTGGAGGAGGCCCCGGAGGTGGAGGCGGTCCCCGGCGACGCGGCCGGGGCCCTGTCGCGGCTGGCCCGCCGGCTGCCGCTCAGCGCGTCCCCGGCGATGCGCCGCATCCTGTTCCGGGAGGCCGACACGCACGGCTCGGTCCGCGACCGGCTCGGCCGGCTGAACGGCGAGATCATCCGGCGGGCCCGGTTCGCGCTGGAGCTGGCGCTGCCCACGGCGCGCGGCGACGCCGCCCGGCTGGAGGTGGCCGCGGTCACCTTCGCCGCGGTCCTGCTCTATCAGGAGAGCCTCTGCCAGCTCACCGGCCACCACATCGACCCCGACGCGGTCGCCGAGCTGATCGCCCACGCCCTGGGCTGAGCCTCCGCCGTCTCAGGCCGGGACCGCCTCGATCTCCGTCTCCCTGGCCGGACGGGGTCCGGCCAGCTCCGTCAGCTCGTCCATCGCCTCCTGCAGGTGCCCCATCAGCCGCCACACGTCCTCCACCCGGTCGGGGCAGGCGAGGATGCCGAAGTTCAGTGAGCCGTCGTAGGAGAAGCAGGTGATGTTGACGCCGCCGCTCACGTCGGTCAGCACCGACATCGGGTAGTAGGCGAGCACCCGGGCCCCGCACAGATACAGCGGGAGCTGGGGCCCCGGCACGTTCGAGACGATCAGGTTGATCGGCGGCAGCACGATCGAGGCCAGCCGGAAGACCGTGGAGGTCGCCAGCGCGGTGACGGCCGCGGGCAGCATCGACGGCAGCTCGCTCAGCCAGGTCGCGGGGGAGCCGGCGAAGCGCCGCTTGGCCGTGCGCATCGTCCGCCCCGTGATCCGCAGGCGGTCGAGAGGGGAGGAGACGTCGGTCGGCATCGGGACGATCATGACGGAGAGCCGGTTGCCGACCGTCTCCTGGACGCCCGGGGCGCGGACCGCGACCGGGACGGCGGCGACCAGCGGCTGGTCCGGCAGGGCGTCCCGCTCGCGCAGCCAGGAGCGCAGCGCCGCCGCGCACAGTGTCATGACCACGTCGTTGACGCTGATCCCGAAGGTCTTGGCGATCCGTCTGACCTCGGCCAGCGGGATCGAGCCGTAGGAGAAGCGCCGCTCGGCGCTGATCGGGCCGTTGAACGGCGTGCGCGGGACCGACAGGGAGGGCAGCTCCGGCAGCTCCCCGGTCCGGCCCCGGATCATCCGGGCCGCCGCGGCCACCGCCCGGGCCCCCGGGAGGGCGCCGGCCAGCGGGATCGCGTCGAGGTCGGCCGCCATCCTGCCCAGCGAGCGCAGCGCTCTGGCCGGGTGGGCCACCGACCGGGTCACGGCCGCGGCGAGCATCGTGGCCGGCCCGGGGGCGGCGGTCGCCGCCGGGGACGCGGGCGGCTCGACCACGCGGGGCTCGGGGGTGAGGTCCAGCAGGGCGGCCAGGGTCTCCGCGCCCGACACCCCGTCGACGGCGCAGTGGTGGACCTTGGCGTAGAGGGCCACCCGGCCGCCGGTCAGGCCCTGGATGAGGTGCATCTCCCAGAGCGGGCGGCCGCGGTCCAGCCGCCGCTCGTGGATCCGGGCGACCGCCTCGGCCAGCTGCGCCTCGTTGCCGGGCAGGGGGAGGGTCGTCTCGTAGACGTGGTCGGCGACGTCGAGCCCGGCGGCCTCCGTCCAGTAGGGGTGGTCCAGGCCGAACGGCACGCCGGCCAGGCGCAGGCCCAGCGCCGGGGCGAGATGCAGCCGCCCGCGCAGCAGCTCGATCAGGGCCTCACGCGTGACGGCGCCCGCGGGAGCCCAGGCCGGGTCGAGGATCGCCACCCCGGCGACGTGAGCCGCGGTGGTCGCCGATTCGGCGTGCAGGAACTGCGCGTCGAGTGCGGTCAGCTGGCGCATTGATCGAGCCTCCGAATGGAGAGCGGACAAGGACGGGGATGGCCATCATCGCTCCGGTCGGTTACCACCTCGTTTCGTCTGGGCGACCTTGGGAGTCTTTCAGATGAAGTCGGATGATCCGGCCGTGAATTACGGTGCGGGACCTCCGCCGATCACCGGATACGCGCGCCGTGCAGGGAGAATTCAATGCCCTTCCGGAGGAGTAAGAGTTGTGTATTGAATTGCCCTGTGATCGGTGCGGCCGGTGCGCCGGGGCGGTTCTGGATTATCCGTTCACGACGATCACGGGATGATGAACGACGGCGTCGAAGAGATATCCGTAGTCGTTGTGCGTGGTCCGGGCCGGCTGGACCACGCCGGTCTCGTCGGTGGCCCGGGCGAGCAGGGTGTGCGGGCCGGCCTGCTGGGGGTTCCAGGTGATGTGCCAGCGGGTCCAGGCCGGCACGGCGTGCGGGCCGCGCAGCTGGGCGCGGTGCCAGGTGGCGCCGCCGTCGAAGCTCACCTCCACCCCGGCGATCCGGCCGTTGCCCGACCAGGAGCGTCCGTGCAGCACGTACGGCCGCCCGGCCGCCAGGGTGGCGTGCCAGGGCAGCTCGAAGGCGCTCCTGACCCCCTGGGTGGTCAGCGGGGGGCTGCCCTCGGGCGGGTAGGCGGCACCGAACATCCGGTAGAACTCGGTGTTCCACGGCGAGGTCAGCGGTGAGGTGGAGACCTCGATGTCGCCCACCCACTTGATCGAGGCCAGGCCGATCCAGGAGGGGACGATCAGCCGCACCGGGTGGCCGTGGTCGGGCGGGAGGGGCCGGTCGTTCATCTCGTAGGCCAGGATCACGTCCTTGAGCGCCTTGGACACCGGGATGGGGCGGCGCACCCGGCCGTGGTCGACCCCGTCGGCCACGTAGGGGGCGTCGAGCCCGCGCGGCATGACGTCGACGGCGTCAGGGGTGATCCCGGCGCGCTCCAGCACCGTGGCCAGCGGCACCCCGCGCCAGCGGGCCACCCCGATGCCGCCCAGCCGCCAGGGGGTGCCGGAGATCTCCTGGCCCTGCTGGGTGGCGAAGAAGCTCCGGCCGTTGCCCGCGCACTCGATCGCCGCGTCCCGCGTCACCGCGGGCAGCGCGAGCAGCTCCTCGTAGCCGAAGCTCCTGGGGTTGCGCAGCCCCGTGCCGTGCAGCTCCAGCCGCCAGGTCGCCGCGTCGATGATCGGGGTCGAGGTGTGGTTGCGTACGAAGAACCGGTCGTTGGAGACGTGGTAGCCGACGCCGCGCATCGCCTCCCAGCGCATCTCGGCGTTCGTCCCGTGCCCGATGAACGTCTCCGGCGGCAGCGGCTTGACGATCCCCGTGACACCGCCGGCGGGGACCGGCTCCCCGTCGACGGCCGCGAGCCGGAGCCGGTCGCGCCCGCCCCGGTCGTGCCCACCCCCGTCGCGCCCGCCCCGGGCGAGCTGCCCGGCGCGGGTGCGGTGGCGAACGGCCTCGTCGTTCAGGTCCTCGTACGGCATGCGGCGCCTCCCCTTCCCCTACATCTATTTCCTACCAAAAAACCATGTAATCTGCGAAGGGGGAGTGAGGATCATGTGACTGTCAGCGATCCAGAAAGGCTAGCAGCCGATCCAGCGGCCAGGTGTTGATCACGTCGTCGGCGGTCAGCCAGGCGCGCTGGGCGAGGCCGACGCCGAAGCGCTGGTTGTCCAGGTGGGGGACCGCGTGGGCGTCGCTGTCGATGGAGAACTTCACTCCGTGGTGGCGGGCCAGCCGTACGAGATCGGCGGGCAGGTCGGAGCGGTCGGGGAAGGAGTCGATCTCCATCGCGGTGCCGGTGCGGGCGGCGGCGCGGAACACCGCGTCCCAGTCGGCGTCGACCGGCGGGCGCCCGCCGATCTTGCGAGTGGTGGGGTGGCCGATGATGTGCACGTGCGGGTTCTCGCACGCGGCGATGAAACGGCGGGTCATCTCCTCGCGCGGCTGGCTGAAGTGCGAGTGCACGCTCGCCACGCACACGTCGAAGCCCGCCAGCACCTCGGCGGGCCAGTCGACCGAGCCGTCGGGGGCGATGTTGAGCTCCGAGCCGTGCAGCAGCCGCATGCCCGGGTGGTCTCCCTGGAGCCGGCGCAGCCGCTCGCGCTGCTCCAGGGCCTTGTCCAGGGTCATCCGCTGCATCGCCAGGTCGGGGGCGTGGTCGGTCACCGCGTAGTAGGAGTAGCCGCGCGCGCCGGCCGCCGCGACCATGTCCTCCAGCGAGGCGATGCCGTCGGTCAGGTCGGTGTGGGTGTGCAGGTCGCCCCGGAGGTCGCCGACGGTGACGAGGGCGGGCAGCTCGCCCCGGAGCGCGGCGGCGATCTCCCCGCCGTCCTCGCGCAGCGTCGGCGGGATCCACGGCATGCCGAGCGCCTGGTAGATGTCCTCCTCGTGCTCGGCCGCGATCACCCGGTCACCGTCGAACAGGCCGTATTCGGAGAGCTTCCAGCCCTTCTTCACCGCGATCTCGCGCAGGTGGACGTTGTGCTCCTTGGACCCGGTGAAATACTGCATCGCGGCGCCCCACGAGCCGGCCGGGACCACGCGCAGGTCCACCTGGACGCCCTCGACGGTGCGGATCGAGGTCTTCTTCTCGCCCGAGGCGATGACCTCCGCGGTGTAGGGCATGGCCTTGAAGTCGTCCATCAGGGTCACCGGGCCGACGGCGAGGATGTCGATGTCGCCGATGGTGTCCTTCATCCGGCGCAGCGATCCGGCGTGGGCGATCCGCTCGGCGGCCAGCGAGGCGACGATCCGCTCGGCCAGGCGCATGGCCACGCCGGTGTGCACCCTGGCGCCGTCCCGCTCGAGCTGCTCGATCCCCTTGAGCAGGTTCTCCTCGGTCTTGGCGCCGAAGCCCTTCAGGCCCTTGAGCCGCCCCTGCCCGATGGCCTCGGCGAGGGCCTCGGG
Coding sequences:
- a CDS encoding sulfite oxidase, with the protein product MPYEDLNDEAVRHRTRAGQLARGGRDGGGHDRGGRDRLRLAAVDGEPVPAGGVTGIVKPLPPETFIGHGTNAEMRWEAMRGVGYHVSNDRFFVRNHTSTPIIDAATWRLELHGTGLRNPRSFGYEELLALPAVTRDAAIECAGNGRSFFATQQGQEISGTPWRLGGIGVARWRGVPLATVLERAGITPDAVDVMPRGLDAPYVADGVDHGRVRRPIPVSKALKDVILAYEMNDRPLPPDHGHPVRLIVPSWIGLASIKWVGDIEVSTSPLTSPWNTEFYRMFGAAYPPEGSPPLTTQGVRSAFELPWHATLAAGRPYVLHGRSWSGNGRIAGVEVSFDGGATWHRAQLRGPHAVPAWTRWHITWNPQQAGPHTLLARATDETGVVQPARTTHNDYGYLFDAVVHHPVIVVNG
- the polX gene encoding DNA polymerase/3'-5' exonuclease PolX, with protein sequence MARANDAVAAALEEYAELFAMTGGDAFRVRSYQKAAKAIAGFPNDIAATAVRSVPGVGEAIAKKVEEYLERGSFRQLDDLRGKVPGGVRRLTRIASLGPKKAVFLYQELGIDSPEALAEAIGQGRLKGLKGFGAKTEENLLKGIEQLERDGARVHTGVAMRLAERIVASLAAERIAHAGSLRRMKDTIGDIDILAVGPVTLMDDFKAMPYTAEVIASGEKKTSIRTVEGVQVDLRVVPAGSWGAAMQYFTGSKEHNVHLREIAVKKGWKLSEYGLFDGDRVIAAEHEEDIYQALGMPWIPPTLREDGGEIAAALRGELPALVTVGDLRGDLHTHTDLTDGIASLEDMVAAAGARGYSYYAVTDHAPDLAMQRMTLDKALEQRERLRRLQGDHPGMRLLHGSELNIAPDGSVDWPAEVLAGFDVCVASVHSHFSQPREEMTRRFIAACENPHVHIIGHPTTRKIGGRPPVDADWDAVFRAAARTGTAMEIDSFPDRSDLPADLVRLARHHGVKFSIDSDAHAVPHLDNQRFGVGLAQRAWLTADDVINTWPLDRLLAFLDR
- a CDS encoding WS/DGAT/MGAT family O-acyltransferase, which produces MRQLTALDAQFLHAESATTAAHVAGVAILDPAWAPAGAVTREALIELLRGRLHLAPALGLRLAGVPFGLDHPYWTEAAGLDVADHVYETTLPLPGNEAQLAEAVARIHERRLDRGRPLWEMHLIQGLTGGRVALYAKVHHCAVDGVSGAETLAALLDLTPEPRVVEPPASPAATAAPGPATMLAAAVTRSVAHPARALRSLGRMAADLDAIPLAGALPGARAVAAAARMIRGRTGELPELPSLSVPRTPFNGPISAERRFSYGSIPLAEVRRIAKTFGISVNDVVMTLCAAALRSWLRERDALPDQPLVAAVPVAVRAPGVQETVGNRLSVMIVPMPTDVSSPLDRLRITGRTMRTAKRRFAGSPATWLSELPSMLPAAVTALATSTVFRLASIVLPPINLIVSNVPGPQLPLYLCGARVLAYYPMSVLTDVSGGVNITCFSYDGSLNFGILACPDRVEDVWRLMGHLQEAMDELTELAGPRPARETEIEAVPA
- a CDS encoding MFS transporter, which codes for MTRVSGRGPVLGAPHPRRWAGLGVLSASLLLVVMDMTILNVALPAISADLKPDSVQLLWMVDVYALVLSGLLVTVSALGDRWGRKKMLLTGFAIFGLASTAVLVADSPGDVIVARAFLGVGGAMIMPSTLSMIRTLFTDPRERATALGVWSAMAALGGALGPILGGALLERFSWHAAFLVNVPVMVAAVVAGLLLLPESRDPRPGRWDAPATALSIVGMVALVWAIKHFGKEGFGDPSAPISLAVAVVTLVWFVRRCLDRPDPLLDVRLFGRPSFTAGTVAALTTSVAMAGMLLLMAQWMQLVQGYSPLETGVRLLPTAAGAGLVSPLAPRLAVRVGTRTVLAGGLAVAGAGFLVLFAAPAPLSYPAVAVALLLIGVGMGSLAIASAVIMSSAPPERAGSAAAIEETSYELGGALGVAVLGSVAAAVYRGGLAPPEPAMAGVTGRAAEVARESLGGALEVAGGAGRAGAELARQAQAAFTDSLAVTGAAGGGLMLAAAVAVWLLTPRDMDLSGGH
- a CDS encoding TetR/AcrR family transcriptional regulator — protein: MGSLRQRSGRAGRPRDASDPGTRTRILDAAEELFAGGGYEATPTAEIARLAGVPKGLVFHYFPKKIDVLVALVDERTLVEEAPEVEAVPGDAAGALSRLARRLPLSASPAMRRILFREADTHGSVRDRLGRLNGEIIRRARFALELALPTARGDAARLEVAAVTFAAVLLYQESLCQLTGHHIDPDAVAELIAHALG
- a CDS encoding TetR/AcrR family transcriptional regulator, with protein sequence MKRRCMVAVGRDQIIALAIQHLNEDPTASMAQIAEATGVSRATLHRHFASREELLAVLGRKALDSWERVQRRAAIEEATASADPERVTAALRDLLAGMVDDVQEYGFALTEHVMTKLPGLRERADELEERELALYLAAQRAGVLRPDLPVRWISNTSYGLIIAVRESLRRGDVARRDIERLLVETFLRGTA